A stretch of Solenopsis invicta isolate M01_SB chromosome 9, UNIL_Sinv_3.0, whole genome shotgun sequence DNA encodes these proteins:
- the LOC120358652 gene encoding uncharacterized protein LOC120358652 codes for MRGSIATGICRVKCAADRLLESQDASDNLVRRRNASRAQSYVSRLPLSSNEGIIRSFRTFRGITRRICIAITDRRECRARYRIIVSIIFDDWRNRRVPASVNLTKKPIVPGESLGDRRQTTVELRHRQIDAVDLDDLDVVVPQGLEAEANVPIASSI; via the exons ATGAGAGGCAGTATCGCGACAGGCATATGCAGAGTGAAGTGCGCCGCTGATCGCTTGCTCGAGTCGCAGGATGCGAGTGATAACCTCGTTCGCCGACGGAACGCATCGCGCGCGCAAAGTTACGTGTCCCGTCTGCCGTTATCGAGCAACGAAGGGATTATTCGTTCCTTTCGTACGTTTCGCGGAATCACGCGTCGTATATGCATAGCTATAACTGATCGGCGGGAGTGTCGTGCGAGGTATCGCATAATTGTTTCCATCATTTTCGATGATTGGCGTAATAGACGCGTTCCCGCGAGTGTGAACCTAACCAAGAAACCTATAGTGCCGGGTGAAAGCTTGGGGGATCGGCGTCAAACGACGGTGGAGCTGCGCCACCGTCAG ATTGACGCAGTGGACCTCGACGACCTCGACGTAGTAGTACCCCAGGGTCTGGAAGCCGAAGCTAACGTACCCATCGCGTCGTCAATTTAA